AATGTCATTCTATGTCCCATTACATTTCCACTAACTCCTTTTCATATTATGTTAAGAAAGTACACTGCtgtgaaatgtgttaaaatttgtaaaaaaaattaaaggaagTAGGTGTGCTAGAGTCTCATTTACATCAAGCTCAGTACAAAAGAAGAATTAGCTCTGGGTGCAATCACATCATCTGTGGCAGCTTGATGTAACTGTCCCAAAACACTCTAACTGCTTTTTAActaatttttcagaataaaattcagtagtCTCTTTCATATATTGTTTTATAATGCTTTACCAGCTGCAACAAATTAGTTTGTCAACTTCAAGTCTAGTACTGGGTTCGtagatgtcaatatcttcttcatagaagcataatGCTATCGTATGTCCTGAAATGTACacattgtatgtgattattgtaaacacagactgCCAATTTACATTAACTGACTCAATTATATGTATCTGTACATAGATACATGTGTGATTCAGCTACTGTAAATTGTCAATCTGTGTTTACTGTAATTACACACAATATGCACCTAGATTTCTGGACATACCCTGGCATTATGCTTCTATAAAGAAGATACTGACATCTGCAAAACCAATACTAAGCTAGAGAACTTGACAAATTATTTTGAGGAAACcggtaaagcataataaaaatatatatttgcaactgaccacttaattttattctgaaaaatatatgCTATAGTTGCTAAATATTACAGCCATGAAGAAAATACTAAGTTTTGGTAATCTATCTAATCTCCTAAGGTAATTTGTTGTCGAATTTTAGTTCTGGTGAGCAGTCTGACGTTACCACTTAAAAAATTGGTTAAAAGCATGCATTCACGACTACTCAGTGCGATGTAattaaaatactgttattagaaacATTTGATTATTAAATGTATTTTGTGGCTGAAATACCATAAATTTCATTCACTAACATTTCCTTGGTACAATCTGTAGGCTACATTTTCGCGATTTTATAGCTCTGATACTTAAGGTTCTTCAACAAGTTAGACAATGAATGCCTAACACTAAGTGACTACACTTTTAAGTATATTTAATGCCATGTTgctttaattatttctttatttttcaactacAAAACATTACAGGAGTTTGCTTGCATGTATTTCTGCTCCTGACTATATGGCCAGTGTCGCAGTTTCAACAGAAAAACTTTAGTCGATATTTTTTAACGATACACACTTCGTACGGACTGCGGATCTCTCAAAACAATACTGCTATTCAACAAAAATAACATATTTATTTCACATTACAAAATTACGATATTGTTAGCAAAGATACTACGGGGAAGTTAAAGTACGGCGTAGTCACCGTGATGCTCACTGTGAATCAACCAATAAGTGCCGAGGAGAAAGTTAAGTTGTAAACATTATATACCTGATCCATGTAGAAATATAACAGTCCCTTTATTAGAGGCGTTCTTTTGCATAATTGCAGCAACGCTTCCAATCTTTGAACTCATCTTTAGGCAGATGTTTATGTGCTATTACGGAACTTCTGTTGCGTGTGTTTCAGTGGTGCACACAGTCTTGTAACTCTTGAGCAAATATTTCGTATGTCAGTCATTTTCGAGAGTTTCCGTGCATGCAACGACTGCTGTTTTACTTGAGAAGCGTGCATTCCTGTGCAACAGTTGGTGTATTGCAACCAAGTTTGATGGTAGTACGCTGGAGAAAGTGAGTAGTGAGAATTCAACTTGTTTTCACGGGGGCCCGAAAGGGTGACTAGGAGCATGCTGAGATCTTCAAAGTGCGAAATTTAAAGCGACTTTTTTTGGAAACATTTAACATATTGTGAAAGTAGTATAAATGTCATAGCTTAAAAGATGCCACCAGGAAAGCAAAATGCCCGGATGTCTCGTGCCAACGGCGCAGGCGAAGATAATCGAACGATTGCTGAGAAGTTAGCTTTAGGATCTGAAGTGAAAGAATTAAAAATGGGCCGCAGTTTCATGAATGATAAATCTGTATCATTCCATACTTTGCGGTATGACTTCAAGCCAGCTAGTGTCGACGTTTCAAAAGACGCAGCTGTTGCGATTGAAGAAAATCAGAAAGTGACCGTAACAGTGCCCCATGTAGATGGTGCAGGCACTCCCCATACTGTATATAAAGGCTCATACCGCCCTTACCAGAAAGAATGTGTTCTGATAATTGATAGAAAAACCGGAAAAGTGACACTGGAGAAACTGAGCAGTAATTTACAATTGAAGAAAACTCGCTCAGAGACAGAAGGTTTTAACAAGAGAAGCAGCTTGTTGCGTGCACAGCAGATGGCTTCATCACTATCAACAGTTATACCACGTCATTCACCATTGCATCCATCGCCATCACACCATTCACGTAGTCCAACCCAGACTTCAAATCAAGCAGCATCAGCAGCAAGCAGTTTACCACTTATTGGTCTGGATGAAATTACTGATACAGTCTCCCCACCAGCACCTTTATCTTCTCAGCAAGAAAACATGGGCCAACAGTCATCGCTCCCCTCGCTTTCAGAGTCATCATCAAGTGACAGTTCTCCAGATCAGTCAGACAGTGAAACGGAGACTAAGCCTTCGGCTGGTCACCAATCTTTTCCTAGTGGTGGTGGTAATAGTACCAATGGACAATTTTCAGGGTTCTCAAAGATTCTGAATGAGGATTTGCAGCTGTCAGAATCAGGTTCAGATGACTAAAAAAATACTTCAGAAATGATCCTTTTGAACTCCAGTTCCTCTGTTTTGCAGGTTCTGTTGTAgttgctttatttatttgttgtcatGTGACATGTGATTGTTCAAAAAGTTTGCCAATTGAGAgttttgatttttatttaaaaagagGAACTTGCAAATCATCGCTATCTGTGTtaagaaaaggaaatttgtcaTCTGTTGGAGGATACTTTTGAAAGAAAAAGTTGAGCTGAGTAACATGAAAATTTGCTGTGTAAAAGTTTAGTGTTGATGGGAAATAACTTTCTGCCAGTTGAACTTTCTAACAGATTGTGGGAGCTGTCTGTTTAGTAATAGTGCAAtatataatctatttatattgtttTGTATTATGTAAAGATGAGAAACAAACCTTGTCAGATGTGAATAAATTAGAAAATGACATATAAAACAGTGAAATTTATTTTATAGCTCAGTAGGTATATGACAGAAGTGTactaatctgtgtgtgtgttttatgtatcCTGAAAATACACAGTAACCGATGCATGCTTTCTGCAAGATGGGTAAAGCCGGCCTCAGCTTGAAGGTTGGTTTGAATACCACAGTGCTATACTAGGTCCAGTGCTATATTAAGTGGTGTGCCCTAGCCTTCTTTTGAACTGACTCTCAAAGCCAGTTGAAGGGGGACTTAAATTAATCGAGAATCAGAATCATGGAGGAGCTTGGTATTTTTCACATGTAATTTACAATTCATTGCCAGAAAAGATAAAGGTCAGGGAAAAAAATCGTTTGATTACTGATGATTGCCCCaaaggcaaaaattttcattgtggtaTGCTTTGACAATGTACAGTGGGCTTACCGCATTTTATATGAGTATGTTGTTTGAACAATGAGAGTAACACTGTCATTAGTGAGATTATATCTGATCTGGAAAATAATGTAAGACTTCTATCTGATGGAAGGTACTTCAGAAAATCATAGTTTTGGACGCCACTGACTTGAATTTCTTCTATTTCATCCTGGAACAACTTAACAATACAGATTTACTTGATTTATCTCCATCTAAATTTCAAATGTATTTTATCATCACATTCTGACTTCAGTTACTGTCTTGTAGTAAAGTCATTATTATTTGGAGCAAGGTTGACAGCTGGGCGCTATAAGATCCTGCAATGATGACAGTTAATAATGTCTTATTCAAAATAATGTTAATTTCCACATCTTTCTAGTCAGTAAAGCCATACAAGTTTCTCCTCCATATCTCAAATGTTATTCGTTACAGTTTCGTGTCAGTAATTAACACTCATATTAGAGGACAAGTTTTGTTGTTTGTTACAAACATATGCGCAACAGTTTCTCATAAGTTAAAGTATAAAATGACACAAAAGTAGTTAATGAAAGGGGGCCAGTTCTGGCATATAAGTTTATTGAGAGAACTATGATGTGAAACTGAAGAATGGTATAACTGTTTATGAATGGATGTAGGTACTTAAATGTAGTTTCTGTCCTCAGTAACTCCAAAAGTAGAAATTGTCAAAATTAATTTTAGGcaatgtttttcttctttctggccATGCAGtctttgctttatattttttaaaaccaagtgtgatttttatgtaatttgtaGAAGCCTTTCCATCAGTGCCTTATGTGAGCCAACATGGAGTGCTAATGAACatcaggaaatacggaagcgtccgatcccgcccgtctgctttgacccatgacgtcacaaatatggcggaaacaaaaacaaacacacacactttccacaagaagcctaatgacactaacgggacaagcgcgggaaatggggtgttttgggtgggggggggggggcaaactaaatataaacaaatttagacgccttgcgtagctacaacttGTAAGTgaaaacagccatgcatgaatacccacccacctccccaggggccgtaacccctgcaacccatagaagataaagatgcttcagcagctgattagtgttttttgtctttttttaaaaaaaaaaatctcacgggatagaacgaacagatcagaaagataaatataataaactaaaacataaattggaggaaacagataattaaaataagtaataagcgtttttaaattaaaaaaaaaatctcacgagatagaacggacagatcagaaaagtaaataaaataagataaaacagaactggagacagccacactcaaaccaaactccgcgccgtcatgccgtcacacacgacaacacccttacgtcacgggtcaaagccgacgcgtgggatcggacgcttcttgTCGACTCGAACATCACCATTCAGAGGAAAAACAGTTTAGCTCAGAGCTGTAGCAACACAGGGAACTGGAACATCACGTACCTAAAATTGATGTTCTGTCTGTGCTGTCATTGTCCACATACTCACCCCTGAAGTAAGTGCTAGCTGCATTGGTAAGCCA
This genomic stretch from Schistocerca cancellata isolate TAMUIC-IGC-003103 chromosome 5, iqSchCanc2.1, whole genome shotgun sequence harbors:
- the LOC126187833 gene encoding ELL-associated factor 2-like produces the protein MPPGKQNARMSRANGAGEDNRTIAEKLALGSEVKELKMGRSFMNDKSVSFHTLRYDFKPASVDVSKDAAVAIEENQKVTVTVPHVDGAGTPHTVYKGSYRPYQKECVLIIDRKTGKVTLEKLSSNLQLKKTRSETEGFNKRSSLLRAQQMASSLSTVIPRHSPLHPSPSHHSRSPTQTSNQAASAASSLPLIGLDEITDTVSPPAPLSSQQENMGQQSSLPSLSESSSSDSSPDQSDSETETKPSAGHQSFPSGGGNSTNGQFSGFSKILNEDLQLSESGSDD